Proteins encoded together in one Planctopirus ephydatiae window:
- a CDS encoding peptidylprolyl isomerase: protein MLRMTRNYAVLMRQAVWTILSFVLLGSGLACDSAPVMKDAKAPVAPALEGANAESLTPDDERAPDLFEVLLTTTNGDVVVEVHRDWAPRGADRFYTLVKSGFYDNAKFFRVVPGFVAQFGIAADPQVHAKWNGAPLRDDPVKQTNGRGTVTFATSGPNTRTSQLFINFADNSRLDSMGFSPFGIVTKGMEFVDQINPEYGEFPQQPLIEKLGDAYLSKEFPKLDGIVSAKVLSPESAKPSADPQPAATEATESSKP, encoded by the coding sequence ATGCTTCGAATGACTCGCAATTACGCGGTTTTGATGCGTCAAGCCGTTTGGACAATTCTCAGTTTTGTACTGCTGGGTTCTGGACTGGCCTGTGATTCTGCACCAGTGATGAAGGATGCGAAGGCTCCCGTAGCACCGGCTTTGGAGGGTGCGAATGCTGAGTCGTTAACACCGGATGATGAGCGGGCACCGGATCTGTTTGAAGTGCTCCTGACGACAACCAATGGCGATGTCGTCGTGGAAGTTCATCGCGACTGGGCTCCACGGGGGGCTGATCGTTTTTACACACTCGTGAAGAGTGGTTTCTACGACAATGCGAAATTCTTCCGCGTGGTCCCAGGATTCGTTGCTCAGTTTGGGATTGCGGCTGATCCTCAGGTGCATGCCAAGTGGAATGGTGCACCCTTGCGGGATGACCCCGTCAAGCAAACAAATGGCCGAGGAACTGTCACGTTTGCGACATCGGGGCCTAATACACGCACGTCTCAGTTATTTATCAATTTTGCTGATAATAGTCGGCTGGACTCGATGGGCTTCAGTCCGTTTGGAATTGTAACCAAAGGGATGGAATTCGTTGATCAGATCAACCCGGAGTATGGCGAATTTCCACAGCAGCCACTGATTGAGAAGCTGGGCGATGCTTATCTTTCGAAGGAGTTTCCCAAGCTCGATGGGATTGTTTCTGCCAAGGTTCTGTCGCCGGAATCGGCGAAACCTTCCGCGGATCCACAACCGGCAGCGACCGAGGCTACTGAGTCGTCTAAGCCATAA
- the fabF gene encoding beta-ketoacyl-ACP synthase II, with product MRRRVVITGIGAITPIGNSIEEMWKAQQEAKCGISTITHFDASRFPTTFAGEVKGFQLDKYVADTTPFQFSGKNIHYALGAARQAYDDSGLSDSDLDPGRLGVYLGAGEGQQDFLMIMSIIAQAQNTATGEVDLEVFTREGLARMHPQKEMEQEPNMTAGHLAAVFNAQGPNLNCLTACAASSQAIGEATEIIRRGDADAMISGGAHSMIHPFGVTGFNLLTALSTRNSSPQTASRPFDKDRDGFVLGEGAGILILEELEHAKKRGAHIYGEVVGYGSTADAYRITDIHPEGRGAIACMKMALQDAGLNTDEIDYINAHGTSTEVNDKVETLAIKQTFGEGAYKIPVSSIKSMMGHLIAAAGSVEAITCLLSIRDGVTPPTINYTTPDPDCDLDYIPNAARERKVRRALSNSFGFGGQNVSLIFSEYKA from the coding sequence ATGCGACGTCGAGTAGTCATTACAGGTATTGGTGCCATTACTCCCATAGGTAACTCGATTGAGGAGATGTGGAAGGCCCAGCAGGAAGCGAAGTGCGGCATCAGCACGATTACGCATTTCGATGCCAGTCGATTCCCGACGACTTTTGCTGGTGAAGTGAAGGGGTTTCAGCTCGACAAATATGTCGCTGACACGACGCCGTTCCAGTTCAGCGGTAAGAATATTCATTACGCACTGGGTGCTGCCCGGCAGGCATATGATGATTCGGGTTTATCGGACAGTGATCTCGATCCGGGTCGTCTGGGAGTTTACCTGGGTGCAGGTGAAGGGCAGCAGGATTTTCTGATGATCATGAGCATTATTGCTCAGGCCCAGAACACAGCGACGGGAGAAGTCGATCTGGAAGTTTTCACGCGGGAAGGATTGGCCCGCATGCATCCCCAGAAAGAAATGGAGCAGGAGCCGAACATGACAGCTGGACATCTGGCTGCGGTGTTTAATGCTCAGGGGCCGAATCTGAATTGCCTGACGGCATGTGCGGCATCGAGCCAGGCGATTGGTGAAGCGACAGAAATCATCCGCCGGGGCGATGCCGATGCGATGATTTCGGGTGGTGCTCACAGCATGATCCATCCCTTTGGAGTAACGGGTTTTAACCTGCTGACAGCTCTTTCGACTCGCAACAGCAGTCCGCAGACGGCTTCACGGCCATTTGATAAGGATCGTGATGGATTCGTACTGGGCGAAGGTGCCGGCATTCTGATTCTGGAAGAGCTCGAACATGCCAAAAAGCGTGGAGCCCACATCTACGGTGAAGTCGTGGGTTATGGTTCAACTGCCGATGCCTACCGGATTACAGATATTCATCCAGAAGGGCGGGGTGCCATTGCCTGCATGAAGATGGCATTGCAGGATGCCGGGCTGAATACGGATGAGATTGACTACATCAATGCTCACGGCACCAGCACCGAAGTGAATGACAAAGTTGAGACTCTGGCCATTAAGCAGACCTTTGGTGAGGGGGCCTACAAGATCCCGGTTTCGAGCATCAAGAGCATGATGGGCCATCTGATTGCTGCCGCCGGTAGTGTGGAAGCAATTACCTGCCTGCTGTCGATTCGCGATGGTGTGACGCCACCGACGATTAACTACACCACTCCTGATCCTGACTGTGATCTGGATTACATTCCGAATGCTGCTCGTGAGCGAAAAGTTCGCCGGGCGTTGTCGAACAGCTTTGGATTTGGTGGTCAGAACGTTTCGCTGATTTTCTCGGAATATAAGGCGTAA
- a CDS encoding 3-hydroxyacyl-ACP dehydratase FabZ family protein produces MRWMWVDRFVEFESGKRAVSIKNVSLAEEHLHDHFPGFPVMPHSLILEGLAQTGGILLGESHQFSKVVVLAKVPRMTFHSYVTPGETLTYRTTLEEANAEGGMVSATAKVGDRMVAEGEILFAHVNSEQSGSVRVDQKSFVFELLRGILDVGKTGDPTLPVA; encoded by the coding sequence ATGCGTTGGATGTGGGTTGATCGCTTTGTCGAGTTTGAAAGCGGCAAGCGAGCTGTTTCGATCAAGAATGTGAGTCTGGCGGAGGAGCATCTCCACGATCACTTTCCGGGATTCCCGGTAATGCCCCACTCGCTGATCCTCGAGGGTCTGGCACAGACGGGTGGCATTCTGCTGGGAGAATCTCATCAGTTTTCGAAGGTGGTTGTTCTGGCCAAAGTGCCGCGAATGACCTTCCACAGCTACGTCACGCCTGGTGAGACGCTGACTTATCGGACGACTCTTGAAGAAGCCAATGCCGAAGGTGGCATGGTTTCCGCGACTGCCAAAGTCGGTGATCGAATGGTGGCCGAAGGGGAGATTCTGTTTGCTCATGTGAATTCCGAGCAGAGCGGCAGTGTGCGTGTGGATCAGAAAAGTTTTGTTTTTGAACTCTTGCGCGGAATACTGGACGTGGGAAAGACGGGTGACCCCACTTTGCCTGTCGCGTGA
- a CDS encoding acyl carrier protein encodes MPSRDEIFEKVRETLCDALGVDDDEVKESSTLFGDLGAESIDILDILFRLEKAFGIKIPRSELLPENVTAADPNFVANGVLTPAGVAELKAKMPHADIDSFAKDPKVEKLTDLLTVKMIVNFLESKLS; translated from the coding sequence ATGCCATCGCGCGATGAGATTTTCGAAAAGGTCCGGGAAACGCTGTGCGACGCCCTGGGAGTTGATGACGACGAAGTGAAAGAGTCTTCGACGCTGTTTGGCGATCTGGGTGCTGAGTCGATTGATATTCTCGACATTCTGTTCCGGCTGGAGAAGGCTTTCGGGATCAAGATTCCCCGATCGGAACTTTTGCCTGAGAACGTGACAGCGGCTGATCCGAATTTCGTGGCCAATGGTGTCTTGACTCCCGCCGGTGTGGCTGAGTTGAAAGCCAAAATGCCACACGCAGATATTGACTCATTTGCCAAGGATCCTAAGGTTGAGAAGCTGACCGATCTTCTGACAGTGAAGATGATCGTGAATTTTCTTGAGAGTAAATTGTCCTGA
- the fabG gene encoding 3-oxoacyl-[acyl-carrier-protein] reductase translates to MDLTGRVALVTGGSRGIGKAIVLKLARAGAKVAFVYQSSEAPALAIVEELKASGHESWALKCDVANKAACDQVVEQVVEKWGKIDILVNNAGIIRDGLLATMTIEQWQAVIDTNLTSVFNFCQAVTRPMMSARYGRIVNMSSVSADFSNPGQANYAASKAGIEGFSRCMAVELAKRNVTVNCVAPGFIETDMTVAVVNAAGETIKKAIPCKRLGQPDDIAFAVHFLVSNEASYITGQTLKVDGGLTLGGMG, encoded by the coding sequence ATGGATCTGACTGGACGCGTCGCACTGGTGACAGGTGGCAGCCGTGGGATTGGTAAGGCGATTGTGCTGAAGCTGGCCCGCGCGGGAGCCAAGGTGGCCTTTGTGTATCAGTCGAGTGAAGCTCCAGCCCTGGCGATTGTCGAGGAGCTGAAGGCATCCGGGCACGAAAGCTGGGCTTTAAAGTGTGATGTCGCCAACAAAGCCGCTTGCGATCAGGTGGTGGAGCAGGTCGTCGAGAAGTGGGGTAAGATTGACATCCTCGTCAACAATGCCGGCATTATTCGAGATGGACTGCTGGCCACAATGACAATTGAACAGTGGCAGGCGGTGATTGATACGAATCTGACCAGCGTCTTCAATTTCTGCCAGGCAGTGACGCGACCGATGATGTCGGCCCGGTATGGTCGGATTGTGAACATGTCGAGTGTTTCGGCAGATTTTTCGAATCCAGGCCAGGCCAATTATGCGGCCAGCAAGGCCGGCATTGAGGGGTTCAGCCGGTGTATGGCGGTCGAGCTGGCGAAGCGGAATGTGACTGTGAACTGCGTGGCGCCTGGGTTCATTGAGACTGATATGACGGTGGCTGTGGTGAACGCAGCCGGTGAAACGATTAAAAAAGCGATTCCCTGCAAGAGGTTGGGTCAACCAGACGATATTGCCTTCGCCGTTCATTTTCTGGTTTCGAATGAAGCCAGTTATATCACAGGTCAAACTTTGAAGGTTGATGGCGGGTTGACTCTGGGTGGTATGGGTTAA
- a CDS encoding 3-hydroxyacyl-ACP dehydratase FabZ family protein, whose protein sequence is MRFQLIDRITSLVPNESITAVKNVSIAEEYLADHFPGFPVLPGVFMLEALTQTGAWLMRASTDFSYSTILLKETRALKYNAFVAPGDQLQLSMKVKKIGPQHWEFAGSGVLASTQESAVSARIVLTQFNVADRDPSARASDEARIAWLRQLFPTLWSAAPAGQELAS, encoded by the coding sequence ATGCGTTTTCAGTTGATTGATCGCATTACGAGTCTCGTGCCCAACGAGTCGATTACGGCGGTCAAGAACGTGAGTATTGCCGAGGAATACCTGGCCGATCATTTTCCGGGTTTTCCGGTGCTGCCCGGGGTTTTCATGCTGGAGGCATTGACTCAGACCGGCGCGTGGCTGATGCGTGCCAGCACCGATTTTTCTTACAGCACGATTTTGCTGAAGGAAACCAGGGCTCTGAAATATAACGCGTTTGTGGCACCGGGCGATCAACTACAGCTTTCGATGAAGGTGAAAAAGATCGGTCCACAGCATTGGGAGTTTGCCGGGTCTGGCGTGCTGGCCAGCACTCAGGAATCGGCAGTCAGTGCCAGAATTGTGCTGACACAGTTTAATGTGGCAGATCGTGATCCTTCGGCCAGAGCCAGTGATGAGGCTCGAATCGCGTGGTTAAGACAATTGTTTCCCACGTTGTGGTCTGCAGCTCCTGCCGGGCAGGAGCTGGCGTCGTGA